From one Sphingobium cloacae genomic stretch:
- a CDS encoding PAS domain-containing sensor histidine kinase — MPELSERALILAPFGRDADVAATVLANAGITALECPSVERLVEEIRAGAGLAVVTSEALIGADTGSLQAWIADQPEWSDFPFVLLVHQGSGLERNPEAARLLERLGNVSFLERPFHPTTLMSLARAALRARRRQYEARARLEELRSLAGSLERKVEERTAELTLGEARMRAIFQTNNQYQLLIDLDGTVLDANATALAGIEARLEDVVGKPLWETPWFAHSPDLHNAVKAGVLRVAAGVTLQKELTIHLPIGPRSFDVGMRPMRGPQGDTLALIVEALDITDRKRAEEALRQAQKLEAMGQLTGGVAHDFNNLLTPIVGGLDILSRSGLGTERQRRLIEGAIQSAERARALVQRLLAFARQQPLQLRAIDIGTLVRGMVELVGSTIGPKISLLIEVPEGLPAARADHNQVEMALLNLCVNARDAMPEGGTLRISASERHFSAENDEGLSPGSYISLAVADTGIGMDEETARRAVEPFFSTKGLGKGTGLGLSMAHGLARQLGGTLTITTVPDAGTRVDILLPVSTETPQRAAPKVEGTLPQEGTALLVDDDDLVRSSVSQMLSAIGYEVTEAKSAEDALELVNSGMNPSVVVTDHLMTGMSGAALGRALRARTPVLIVSGYAESSEITPDFPRLMKPFRQDELAAKLAEIRAAASATGDSA, encoded by the coding sequence ATGCCCGAACTTTCGGAGCGCGCGCTGATACTCGCGCCCTTCGGCCGGGATGCAGACGTCGCCGCAACCGTTCTGGCGAACGCCGGCATCACCGCGCTCGAATGCCCCTCGGTCGAACGGCTGGTCGAGGAGATCCGGGCAGGCGCAGGGCTCGCGGTCGTTACCTCGGAGGCGCTGATCGGTGCCGACACCGGCTCGCTGCAAGCATGGATCGCGGACCAGCCAGAATGGTCCGACTTTCCGTTCGTGCTGCTCGTGCACCAGGGCAGCGGGCTCGAACGCAACCCCGAGGCTGCCCGCTTGCTGGAGCGGCTCGGGAACGTCAGCTTCCTCGAACGCCCCTTCCATCCGACTACCCTCATGAGCCTGGCGCGCGCGGCGCTGCGCGCCCGCCGCCGGCAATATGAGGCACGCGCGCGCCTCGAGGAGCTGCGTAGCCTCGCTGGCTCCCTTGAGCGCAAGGTCGAGGAGCGGACCGCCGAGCTAACGTTGGGCGAAGCGCGGATGCGGGCGATCTTCCAGACCAACAATCAATATCAGCTGCTCATCGATCTCGATGGGACCGTCCTGGACGCGAACGCCACGGCGCTGGCGGGGATCGAGGCGCGGCTCGAGGATGTGGTCGGCAAGCCCCTATGGGAGACTCCGTGGTTCGCGCATTCGCCCGACCTTCACAACGCCGTGAAGGCTGGTGTGCTGCGGGTCGCAGCGGGCGTGACCTTGCAAAAAGAATTGACCATCCATCTTCCGATCGGCCCGCGCTCATTCGACGTGGGCATGCGGCCGATGCGTGGTCCGCAAGGCGATACGCTGGCACTCATCGTGGAAGCGCTCGACATCACCGACCGCAAGCGGGCCGAGGAGGCGCTCCGTCAGGCGCAGAAGCTCGAGGCGATGGGTCAGCTTACCGGCGGCGTCGCGCACGACTTCAACAACCTCCTGACGCCGATCGTGGGCGGGCTGGACATCCTGAGCCGCAGCGGACTTGGGACGGAGCGCCAGCGCCGCCTCATCGAGGGTGCCATACAGTCGGCCGAGCGGGCGAGGGCGCTCGTGCAGCGGCTGCTGGCCTTCGCGCGGCAGCAGCCGTTGCAGCTCCGCGCGATCGATATCGGCACGCTGGTGCGCGGCATGGTCGAGCTGGTCGGATCGACGATCGGGCCGAAGATCAGCTTGTTGATCGAGGTGCCGGAAGGGCTGCCTGCCGCGCGCGCCGATCACAACCAGGTCGAAATGGCGCTCCTCAACCTTTGCGTGAATGCGAGGGACGCGATGCCCGAAGGGGGCACGCTCCGCATCTCGGCATCCGAGCGGCATTTCAGCGCGGAAAATGACGAGGGCCTGAGCCCAGGCAGCTATATCAGCCTCGCGGTCGCGGATACCGGGATCGGTATGGATGAGGAGACAGCCAGGCGAGCCGTCGAGCCGTTCTTCTCGACCAAGGGGCTGGGCAAGGGAACAGGGCTTGGCCTTTCGATGGCGCATGGCCTGGCGCGGCAACTCGGCGGAACCCTCACGATCACGACCGTTCCCGATGCTGGGACCCGGGTGGACATCCTCCTTCCCGTGTCGACGGAGACCCCGCAGCGCGCGGCGCCAAAGGTCGAGGGAACGCTGCCCCAGGAGGGAACCGCCCTTCTTGTCGACGATGACGATCTCGTCCGTTCGAGCGTCAGTCAGATGCTCTCCGCGATCGGCTATGAGGTGACCGAGGCGAAATCGGCGGAGGACGCGCTGGAGCTGGTGAACAGCGGCATGAACCCGAGCGTCGTGGTCACCGATCATCTGATGACAGGGATGTCGGGCGCGGCCCTCGGCCGCGCGCTGCGGGCGCGCACGCCCGTCCTGATCGTCTCGGGCTATGCCGAGAGCAGCGAGATCACTCCGGACTTTCCGCGCCTCATGAAGCCCTTTCGACAGGACGAACTGGCCGCCAAACTGGCCGAGATCCGGGCGGCGGCGAGCGCGACCGGTGACTCCGCCTAG
- a CDS encoding conjugal transfer protein TraG N-terminal domain-containing protein — protein MLEVYTVGGGEYLVNTFNAVAAWAGGGGYRSLLRVVMVMGLIYSLLVVAFTLNFRAWLNWFLQATGIYLCLMVPTIDVKVTDRLNPSLSPATVANVPLGLGVLASFTTQIGDWLTRTAETVFVMPGELNYTTNGMVYGARLFDATRNFTIRDAEFSTNLENHFKNCLFGDVMLYQKSLTNLAKAPDLWAAIGPGSEARSQEWLERQGDGSVQNFIVTCRQAYDTLNGQWASMIEASAEPWAKEVYPKLSNAVAAAKLKHDVPIVNAAFTGSGDDFTGVMRQNTAINAFMQARNSMSGGSGAASIDTFAQTRADIQARNTYNSIAQQAMAWVPILNIVLTVVFFAMFPVIFPLFLLPQTGLSSLKGYAMGFFYLAAWGPLYVILHMICMTRAEAASNGVAAGGMSLGSYAGIGAVNGETATIAGFMLMSIPFLAGGLARGAMSIAGQATSMLAPAQNAAEAAALEQTTGNYSYGNVSWANSTSNMRQADQWQTAPSFMGGAASVGWRQDNGAVISGFGNGQEVFDTGGAISRLSFTPTVTTGTVAEWREMATEAHRQSQAYDNAAQEMLTWTKTDRSAHGTSSERSSGWDSSSGRSSNTSVEQFDRTTGSSSQGLEDRSSTGQSLTVTNGHDRSAGTLNQVTGSLSAGLGGGGQSGTGKASSRLPGVGGSVSAQGQQNDFLRHGTSDTRSSDSSSSASSGVRDEHANGTGATSSDGTYDRSGVFSRASTTSSSSLTHEQALARARSYTETARQLEELSQQLSRDASYAETHGMQLSENMSQDLAQWYRAQQASNPGLDAPELWATDLSDHQRAVRQEMVTRWMREKQDDIREEIAGKLQEPDLVEVSRPSIDSAADVAGSYRPQGTSGIPSGPAGGDPRTAQSIIEAGADRLESDRGAARAARTNAAQGSVDVQQEVHRDHNRGFFNDPKLRE, from the coding sequence GTGCTCGAGGTCTACACCGTCGGCGGGGGCGAGTATCTCGTCAATACCTTCAACGCGGTCGCCGCGTGGGCGGGGGGAGGGGGCTATCGCTCTCTCCTGCGGGTCGTGATGGTGATGGGGCTGATCTATTCGCTGCTCGTCGTGGCCTTCACCCTCAACTTCCGCGCGTGGTTGAACTGGTTCCTTCAAGCGACGGGCATTTACCTGTGCCTCATGGTCCCGACGATCGACGTGAAGGTGACCGACCGCCTCAATCCAAGCCTCTCGCCCGCGACGGTGGCGAATGTACCTCTCGGCCTGGGGGTCCTCGCGAGCTTCACCACCCAGATTGGCGACTGGCTCACCCGGACGGCCGAGACCGTCTTCGTCATGCCCGGAGAGCTCAACTACACTACGAACGGCATGGTGTACGGCGCCCGGCTATTCGACGCGACCCGCAATTTCACTATCCGTGACGCGGAATTCTCGACCAACCTCGAGAACCACTTCAAAAACTGCCTCTTCGGCGATGTGATGCTCTACCAGAAGTCGCTCACCAACTTGGCGAAAGCGCCGGACCTATGGGCGGCGATCGGGCCGGGCTCGGAAGCGCGGTCGCAGGAGTGGCTGGAGCGGCAAGGCGACGGCTCGGTCCAGAACTTCATTGTCACGTGCCGACAGGCCTATGACACGCTGAACGGCCAATGGGCGAGCATGATCGAGGCGAGCGCGGAGCCTTGGGCGAAGGAGGTCTATCCCAAGCTCAGCAATGCTGTCGCCGCGGCGAAGCTCAAGCACGACGTCCCGATCGTGAATGCGGCCTTTACAGGCTCGGGTGACGACTTCACCGGCGTCATGAGGCAGAACACCGCCATCAACGCCTTCATGCAGGCGCGAAACTCGATGTCCGGCGGGAGCGGGGCGGCGTCGATCGACACCTTCGCGCAGACCCGCGCGGACATTCAGGCCCGCAACACCTACAATTCGATCGCGCAGCAGGCGATGGCGTGGGTGCCGATCCTGAACATTGTCCTGACCGTCGTCTTCTTCGCGATGTTCCCTGTGATCTTCCCGCTCTTCCTGCTCCCCCAGACCGGGCTGAGTTCGTTGAAGGGCTACGCGATGGGGTTCTTCTATCTGGCGGCCTGGGGACCGCTCTACGTGATCCTCCACATGATCTGCATGACCCGGGCCGAGGCAGCCTCGAACGGCGTCGCTGCAGGAGGGATGTCGCTCGGAAGCTATGCCGGCATCGGCGCGGTGAACGGCGAAACGGCGACGATCGCCGGCTTCATGCTGATGAGCATCCCGTTTTTGGCGGGCGGGCTTGCACGGGGCGCGATGTCGATCGCGGGACAGGCGACGTCGATGCTGGCGCCGGCGCAGAATGCCGCGGAAGCTGCTGCGCTGGAGCAGACCACCGGCAACTACTCCTACGGAAATGTAAGTTGGGCGAACTCGACCTCGAACATGCGGCAAGCCGACCAGTGGCAGACGGCGCCGAGCTTCATGGGTGGCGCGGCGAGCGTCGGCTGGCGCCAGGACAACGGCGCTGTGATCAGCGGTTTCGGCAATGGCCAGGAAGTGTTCGACACCGGTGGCGCGATCTCGCGGCTCTCATTCACCCCAACCGTGACCACCGGCACCGTGGCGGAATGGCGGGAGATGGCGACCGAGGCGCACCGTCAATCGCAAGCCTACGACAACGCGGCTCAGGAGATGCTCACCTGGACCAAGACCGACCGGAGTGCGCACGGGACGTCCAGCGAGCGCTCGTCAGGCTGGGATTCGAGCAGCGGTCGGTCGTCGAACACCTCTGTTGAGCAGTTCGATCGAACGACCGGCAGCAGCTCGCAAGGGTTGGAGGATCGGTCGTCAACGGGGCAGAGTCTGACGGTAACAAATGGCCACGACCGATCGGCAGGCACCCTCAACCAGGTGACGGGATCGTTGTCAGCGGGTCTGGGCGGCGGAGGTCAGAGCGGAACTGGCAAAGCGTCGTCCCGCCTCCCAGGTGTGGGCGGCAGCGTTTCGGCACAGGGCCAGCAGAATGACTTCCTGCGCCATGGTACATCAGACACGAGATCTTCGGACAGCTCTAGCTCTGCTAGCAGTGGGGTGCGGGACGAGCACGCTAATGGCACAGGCGCAACGTCGTCAGATGGCACCTATGACCGCTCGGGCGTGTTCAGCCGCGCGTCGACTACGTCCAGTTCGTCACTCACTCACGAGCAGGCGCTGGCGCGCGCGCGGTCGTATACGGAGACGGCTCGGCAGCTCGAAGAATTGTCGCAGCAGCTCTCCCGCGACGCCAGCTACGCCGAAACGCACGGCATGCAGCTAAGCGAGAACATGAGCCAGGATCTAGCGCAGTGGTACCGGGCGCAACAGGCTTCAAACCCGGGTCTGGATGCTCCGGAGCTGTGGGCGACCGATCTCAGCGACCACCAGCGCGCCGTTCGGCAGGAGATGGTCACTCGCTGGATGCGCGAGAAGCAGGACGACATTCGCGAGGAGATTGCCGGCAAGCTTCAAGAGCCCGACCTCGTTGAGGTAAGCAGGCCGAGCATCGATAGCGCGGCGGACGTCGCGGGCTCGTATCGCCCACAGGGCACATCTGGCATTCCGTCTGGCCCTGCCGGCGGCGACCCTCGGACCGCACAGTCAATCATCGAGGCCGGCGCGGACCGGCTTGAGAGCGATCGTGGCGCGGCGCGGGCTGCTCGGACTAACGCCGCGCAGGGATCGGTTGACGTACAGCAGGAGGTTCACCGCGATCACAACCGCGGCTTCTTCAACGACCCGAAGCTGCGTGAGTAA
- a CDS encoding Bax inhibitor-1/YccA family protein: MNTPFETSGADLHGASGRAVAYDPGLRRYMLGIYRTMALGLVLTGLVAFLVAGTPALYQPIFNTPLKWVVMLAPLAFVLFFSFRVEQMSANTARIAFYSFATIMGLSLASVFLVFTGTSIALAFFSAAALFATMCLWGYTTNVDLSRWSTFLMVGLVGVIIASLINLFLASDTLQFAVSIIAVLVFTGLTAWDSQRLKNQYFAYAGTESAEKLAVMGALSLYLDLINLFQLLLNLMGERERA, encoded by the coding sequence ATGAACACGCCATTTGAAACTTCTGGCGCGGATTTGCACGGCGCCTCCGGGCGAGCGGTAGCTTACGACCCCGGTCTTCGCCGTTACATGCTTGGCATCTATCGCACGATGGCCCTGGGACTGGTCCTTACCGGGCTTGTCGCCTTCCTCGTCGCCGGCACCCCAGCTCTCTATCAACCGATCTTCAACACGCCCCTCAAATGGGTCGTGATGCTGGCGCCGCTCGCCTTCGTCCTGTTCTTCTCCTTCCGCGTCGAGCAGATGAGCGCCAACACTGCGCGGATCGCTTTTTATTCATTCGCGACCATCATGGGGCTGTCGCTGGCCAGCGTCTTCCTGGTGTTCACCGGCACCAGCATCGCGCTGGCGTTCTTCTCGGCCGCCGCCCTGTTCGCGACGATGTGCCTGTGGGGCTATACGACCAATGTCGACCTCTCGCGCTGGTCGACCTTCCTCATGGTCGGGCTCGTCGGCGTCATCATCGCAAGCCTGATCAACCTGTTCCTCGCCTCCGACACGCTGCAGTTCGCCGTCTCGATCATCGCCGTGCTGGTCTTCACCGGCCTTACCGCCTGGGATAGCCAGCGCTTGAAGAATCAATATTTCGCCTATGCGGGGACAGAATCAGCCGAGAAGCTCGCGGTGATGGGGGCGCTATCCCTTTATCTGGATCTCATAAACCTGTTCCAGCTCCTGCTCAACCTCATGGGGGAGCGTGAACGAGCATAG
- a CDS encoding type II toxin-antitoxin system RelE/ParE family toxin codes for MTMKRVVPREQAHRDVENAIDHYAHEAGPDIALGFVTSLEAAYRAIAEQPGIGSPRYAHELMLPGLRHRRLARFPWLVFYVERDDHIDIWRVLDARRDIPTWLDDPDSHEPTSR; via the coding sequence ATGACCATGAAGCGGGTCGTGCCCCGCGAGCAGGCCCATCGCGACGTCGAGAACGCCATCGACCACTATGCTCACGAGGCTGGGCCGGACATCGCGCTCGGCTTCGTGACCTCGCTAGAAGCAGCCTACCGCGCGATCGCAGAGCAACCGGGCATCGGCTCTCCGCGTTACGCGCACGAGCTTATGTTGCCGGGTCTGCGACATCGTCGTCTCGCTCGCTTTCCGTGGCTCGTCTTCTACGTCGAACGCGACGATCACATCGACATATGGCGCGTGCTCGACGCACGACGCGATATTCCGACGTGGCTCGACGACCCCGACAGCCATGAGCCCACATCGCGCTGA
- a CDS encoding ATPase domain-containing protein — protein MNSEEPAGTGVPGLDDILGGGLSRGRVFLLEGLPGTGKTTVAMQFLLEGARNGEKVLYLTLSESEEELRAAAAAHGWALDGVEIVELISPDSLVDEKQQQSLLYSSDLELVETTRRIFEAFTRSKPDRLVLDSLSEIRLLSQSSLRYRRQVLALKHYFAGQGTIVLMLDDMTTETEDKTVHSVAHGVVCLEELAREYGPERRRIRVAKYRGRGFRGGYHDFVIERGGARVFPRLISAEHRSSFERDKVTTEITELDALTGGGLERGSSVLILGPAGTGKSLLVLTFVAAAVKKGEKAALFVFDEEVGLLAERARGLGIDIIAMMDAGALQVEQIDAAELTPGELSARVRKCVEENGARTVVVDSLNGYQAAMPGENALVLHMHELLQYLNRQGATTFVTIAQHGLVGDTRTPVDVTYLADTVILLRYFETRGRLRRAISVVKKRTGAHEDTIREYSIGADGVRIGEALVSFQGMARGVRSLFGDAPELIEERH, from the coding sequence GTGAATAGCGAAGAGCCTGCTGGAACGGGAGTGCCGGGCCTTGATGACATCCTCGGTGGAGGGTTGAGCCGCGGCAGAGTCTTTCTCCTCGAGGGCCTGCCGGGAACGGGCAAGACCACGGTCGCGATGCAGTTCCTGCTCGAAGGGGCCCGGAACGGAGAGAAGGTGCTGTATCTGACGCTCTCCGAAAGCGAGGAAGAGCTGCGCGCCGCCGCCGCAGCGCACGGGTGGGCGCTCGACGGCGTCGAGATCGTCGAGTTGATCTCCCCCGATAGCCTCGTTGACGAGAAGCAGCAGCAGAGCTTGCTCTACTCGTCGGACCTCGAGCTGGTGGAGACGACCCGGAGAATATTCGAAGCCTTCACGCGATCGAAGCCCGACCGGCTGGTCCTTGACAGCCTCTCGGAAATAAGACTGCTGTCGCAGAGCTCGCTCCGCTACCGGCGACAGGTCCTCGCGTTAAAGCACTATTTCGCGGGCCAGGGCACGATCGTGCTGATGCTCGACGACATGACGACGGAGACCGAAGACAAGACCGTTCACAGCGTCGCGCATGGTGTGGTCTGCCTGGAGGAGCTCGCAAGAGAATACGGTCCGGAGCGCCGGCGGATCAGGGTCGCCAAATATCGCGGGCGAGGCTTTCGCGGCGGCTATCACGACTTCGTCATCGAACGAGGCGGCGCCCGCGTATTTCCGCGCCTGATCTCGGCCGAGCACCGGTCCAGCTTCGAGCGCGACAAGGTCACGACCGAGATCACCGAACTGGACGCGCTGACGGGGGGTGGTCTGGAGCGTGGATCGAGCGTGCTGATCCTGGGCCCTGCAGGAACGGGGAAGTCTCTTCTCGTGCTGACGTTCGTCGCCGCGGCCGTGAAGAAAGGAGAGAAGGCGGCGTTGTTCGTGTTCGACGAGGAGGTCGGGCTCCTTGCCGAACGCGCAAGAGGGCTCGGAATCGACATCATCGCGATGATGGACGCCGGTGCCTTGCAGGTCGAGCAGATCGACGCCGCCGAGCTCACCCCCGGAGAGCTTTCAGCGCGGGTCCGGAAATGCGTCGAGGAGAATGGCGCGAGGACGGTGGTGGTGGATAGCCTTAATGGTTACCAGGCCGCGATGCCGGGCGAGAACGCCCTGGTGCTGCACATGCACGAGCTGCTGCAGTATCTGAACCGCCAGGGCGCAACGACGTTCGTGACCATCGCGCAGCACGGGCTGGTCGGCGATACGCGAACCCCCGTCGATGTCACCTATCTCGCCGACACGGTGATCCTGCTGCGCTACTTCGAGACGCGCGGCCGTCTCCGCCGGGCGATCTCGGTCGTGAAAAAGCGAACCGGTGCGCATGAAGACACCATCCGCGAATATAGCATTGGCGCCGACGGGGTCCGGATCGGCGAAGCGCTGGTCTCGTTCCAGGGAATGGCGCGCGGCGTGCGCAGCCTCTTCGGGGATGCACCTGAGCTGATCGAAGAACGCCATTGA
- the groL gene encoding chaperonin GroEL (60 kDa chaperone family; promotes refolding of misfolded polypeptides especially under stressful conditions; forms two stacked rings of heptamers to form a barrel-shaped 14mer; ends can be capped by GroES; misfolded proteins enter the barrel where they are refolded when GroES binds) yields the protein MAAKEVRFSTDARDRMLRGVDTLADAVKVTLGPKGRNVVIDKSFGAPRITKDGVTVAKEIELKDKFENMGAQLIREVASKTNDLAGDGTTTATVLAQAIVREGAKSVAAGMNPMDLKRGIDLAVGAVVDDLKAHARRISANSEIAQVATISANGDTEVGQILAEAMEKVGNEGVITVEEAKSLATELEVVEGMQFDRGYLSPYFITNPEKLRVELEDPYILIHEKKLSNLQALVPLLEKVIQSGRPLLIIAEDVEGDALATLVVNKLRGGLQVAAVKAPGFGDRRKAMLEDIAVLTGGNVVSEDLGIKLENVTVNMLGRAKKVVIDKDDTTIIDGAGQKSDIDGRAAQIRQQIETTTSDYDREKLQERLAKLAGGVAVIRVGGATEVEVKEKKDRVDDAFHATRAAVEEGILPGGGIPLLRAVKALESLSAANDDQKAGIEIVRRALKAPARQIVDNAGEDGAYVVGKLGEGSDYNWGFNAATGEYEDLVRAGVIDPAKVVRTALQDAASVAGLLITTEALIAELPKDEKPAPVPAMDY from the coding sequence ATGGCTGCAAAGGAAGTCCGTTTCTCGACCGACGCGCGTGACCGCATGCTGCGGGGCGTGGACACGCTCGCAGACGCGGTCAAGGTGACCCTCGGACCGAAGGGCCGCAACGTCGTGATCGACAAGAGCTTCGGCGCGCCGCGAATCACCAAGGACGGTGTCACGGTCGCGAAGGAGATCGAACTGAAGGACAAGTTCGAGAACATGGGCGCGCAACTGATCCGAGAGGTCGCGTCCAAGACCAATGATCTCGCCGGCGACGGGACCACGACCGCGACCGTCCTCGCCCAGGCGATCGTCCGCGAGGGCGCCAAGTCGGTCGCCGCCGGCATGAACCCGATGGACCTGAAGCGGGGCATCGATCTCGCCGTCGGAGCCGTGGTCGACGATCTCAAGGCGCATGCGCGCAGGATCAGCGCGAACAGCGAAATCGCCCAGGTCGCCACGATCTCCGCGAACGGCGACACCGAGGTCGGCCAGATCCTTGCCGAGGCGATGGAAAAGGTCGGCAACGAAGGTGTCATCACCGTCGAGGAGGCAAAGAGCCTCGCGACCGAACTCGAAGTCGTGGAGGGCATGCAGTTCGACCGCGGTTATCTCTCGCCCTATTTCATCACCAACCCCGAGAAGCTGCGGGTCGAGCTGGAAGATCCGTACATCCTGATCCACGAGAAGAAGCTCTCGAACCTGCAGGCGCTGGTGCCCCTGCTCGAAAAGGTGATCCAGTCGGGCCGCCCGCTGCTGATCATCGCAGAGGACGTCGAGGGTGACGCCCTGGCTACCCTGGTCGTCAACAAGCTGCGCGGCGGCCTCCAGGTCGCGGCCGTCAAGGCGCCGGGCTTTGGCGATCGGCGCAAGGCGATGCTCGAGGACATCGCCGTCCTCACCGGCGGCAATGTCGTCAGCGAGGACCTCGGCATCAAGCTCGAGAACGTCACCGTCAACATGCTCGGTCGCGCCAAGAAGGTGGTGATCGACAAGGACGACACGACGATCATCGATGGCGCCGGCCAGAAGTCGGACATCGACGGCCGCGCCGCGCAGATCCGCCAGCAGATCGAGACGACCACCTCCGACTATGATCGCGAGAAGCTGCAGGAGCGGCTCGCCAAGCTCGCCGGCGGCGTCGCCGTGATCCGTGTCGGCGGCGCCACCGAGGTCGAGGTGAAGGAGAAGAAGGACCGGGTGGACGATGCGTTCCACGCCACGCGCGCTGCGGTCGAGGAGGGTATCCTGCCCGGGGGCGGCATCCCGCTGCTCCGCGCGGTCAAGGCGCTGGAAAGCCTCTCCGCGGCCAACGACGACCAGAAGGCCGGCATCGAGATCGTCCGCCGGGCCTTGAAGGCGCCGGCGCGCCAGATCGTCGACAATGCCGGCGAGGACGGCGCCTACGTGGTCGGGAAGCTCGGCGAGGGATCGGACTACAACTGGGGCTTCAACGCTGCCACCGGTGAGTATGAAGATCTCGTCCGGGCCGGCGTGATCGACCCGGCCAAGGTCGTGCGCACCGCGCTTCAGGATGCGGCGTCGGTTGCAGGGTTGCTCATCACAACCGAGGCGCTGATCGCGGAGCTGCCGAAGGACGAAAAGCCGGCGCCGGTTCCCGCGATGGACTATTAA
- a CDS encoding putative quinol monooxygenase: MKAFLTRAVTPSRHDAGCIDYEPHEVDGQPGTFVFYERWIGREALDAHLHAPRMQELVPQLLELMEGSIEDGIRLLQPFRPA; encoded by the coding sequence ATGAAGGCGTTCCTCACCCGCGCGGTTACGCCGTCCCGCCACGATGCAGGCTGCATCGATTACGAACCGCACGAGGTGGACGGGCAGCCCGGCACCTTCGTCTTCTACGAGCGCTGGATCGGCCGGGAAGCGCTCGATGCCCATCTCCACGCGCCACGCATGCAGGAACTGGTGCCGCAGCTCCTGGAGCTGATGGAAGGCTCGATCGAGGACGGGATCAGGCTCCTGCAACCGTTCCGCCCGGCCTGA
- a CDS encoding type II toxin-antitoxin system ParD family antitoxin, which produces MSTMNISLPDTLKAFVDEQVAGRGYGTSSEYVRELIRKDQDRQRLRRLLLDGAESAPGAPADDTYFEGLRVRARRTA; this is translated from the coding sequence ATGAGCACGATGAACATCTCGCTGCCCGATACGCTGAAGGCTTTCGTGGACGAGCAGGTTGCCGGCCGCGGCTACGGCACGAGCAGCGAGTATGTCCGCGAGCTCATCCGCAAGGACCAGGACCGCCAGAGATTGCGCCGGCTGCTGCTCGACGGCGCTGAATCCGCCCCGGGCGCCCCAGCAGACGACACCTATTTCGAAGGACTGCGCGTGCGGGCTCGCCGCACGGCATGA
- the groES gene encoding co-chaperone GroES, whose amino-acid sequence MHFRPLHDRVAVRRIEAEEKTAGGIIIPDTAKEKPQEGEVVAVGPGARDETGKLVELSVKAGDRVLFGKWSGSEVKIDGEELLIMKESDILGIVETEASSK is encoded by the coding sequence ATGCATTTCCGTCCCCTGCACGACCGTGTCGCCGTGCGTCGCATCGAAGCCGAGGAAAAGACGGCCGGCGGCATCATCATCCCGGATACTGCCAAGGAGAAGCCACAGGAGGGCGAGGTCGTCGCCGTCGGCCCCGGCGCCCGCGACGAGACCGGCAAGCTGGTCGAGCTGTCCGTTAAGGCCGGCGATCGCGTCCTCTTCGGCAAATGGTCCGGCAGCGAGGTCAAGATCGACGGCGAGGAACTGCTCATCATGAAGGAGAGCGACATCCTCGGGATCGTAGAAACCGAAGCGTCGTCGAAATAG
- a CDS encoding HdeD family acid-resistance protein, whose translation MVGVKVDAVSGVSDAVGQQMLGTLRRNWGWIVFRGVLALALGVVSFLFPLSALFAFAMVFAAYAGADGILSMVAAVRGARRKEERWWAYVIRGIIGIATAVLFVLMPEVMTVGYALVTLVMLAIWAIVTGALEIVAATSLRKEISGEWLMGLSGALSVVLGIVIIILLVLDPLTTLPSAAWVIGSYAIFAGVVLLGLGFKLRRA comes from the coding sequence ATGGTTGGAGTCAAAGTCGATGCCGTTTCCGGCGTGTCCGACGCGGTCGGTCAGCAGATGTTAGGGACACTGCGCCGCAACTGGGGATGGATCGTCTTTCGCGGTGTCCTCGCGCTCGCGCTTGGCGTGGTATCCTTCCTGTTCCCGCTCAGCGCCCTGTTCGCCTTTGCGATGGTATTCGCCGCCTATGCCGGTGCCGATGGAATCCTTTCCATGGTCGCGGCGGTGCGCGGCGCCCGGCGTAAGGAGGAGCGCTGGTGGGCCTACGTGATCCGCGGGATCATCGGCATCGCGACTGCGGTCCTGTTCGTGCTGATGCCCGAGGTCATGACGGTCGGCTACGCTCTGGTCACGCTGGTCATGCTGGCGATCTGGGCTATTGTGACCGGCGCCCTCGAAATCGTGGCCGCAACGAGCCTGCGCAAGGAGATCAGCGGCGAGTGGTTGATGGGGCTCTCAGGTGCCCTCTCGGTCGTTCTTGGGATCGTGATCATCATCCTGCTGGTCCTCGATCCCCTCACAACTTTGCCTTCGGCCGCGTGGGTGATCGGTTCGTACGCGATCTTCGCTGGCGTTGTTCTTCTCGGGCTCGGGTTCAAGCTTCGCCGGGCTTAA